Proteins encoded by one window of Maliibacterium massiliense:
- a CDS encoding TspO/MBR family protein, whose translation MRHRQQPQEQTPPPAQQRRAEKAHLRQQRRQQKEARQKAQAQARREKKAQGKGVNTKALWTSVIAVALVALLGSIAVDTQSAWYQSLPKPPFAPAPFVFPIAWSLIYASVCYALYLVLASKSPCKKGAWVPYLANGVCNAAWPWVFFQARQPALAVGVILAMGASILWMMARSLRVRRGAAWLLVPYLAWTAFAFVLNYTIAMMA comes from the coding sequence GTGCGCCACAGACAGCAGCCGCAGGAACAGACGCCGCCGCCCGCGCAGCAGCGGCGCGCGGAAAAGGCGCATCTGCGCCAGCAGCGCCGGCAGCAGAAAGAGGCGCGCCAAAAGGCGCAAGCGCAGGCGCGCAGGGAGAAAAAGGCGCAGGGCAAGGGCGTCAATACCAAAGCGCTGTGGACGTCCGTCATCGCAGTGGCGCTGGTGGCACTGCTTGGGAGCATTGCCGTGGATACCCAAAGCGCGTGGTACCAGTCGCTGCCCAAGCCGCCATTTGCGCCCGCGCCCTTTGTCTTTCCCATTGCATGGAGTTTGATCTATGCGAGCGTCTGTTATGCACTCTATCTGGTGCTGGCGTCAAAATCCCCCTGCAAAAAGGGCGCGTGGGTACCCTATTTGGCAAACGGTGTGTGCAACGCCGCCTGGCCGTGGGTGTTTTTTCAGGCGAGGCAACCTGCCCTTGCGGTGGGCGTCATACTGGCCATGGGGGCGAGCATCCTGTGGATGATGGCGCGCTCCTTACGGGTGCGCCGTGGCGCGGCCTGGCTGCTGGTGCCCTACCTTGCCTGGACGGCTTTTGCGTTCGTGCTCAACTACACCATCGCCATGATGGCGTAG
- a CDS encoding glycerate kinase: MRVIIAPDSYKGCLTAIEVAQAMEKGILRADSRIEVDKIPMADGGEGTVNTLLMALGGQTVRLKVHGPLGNKIDSFYGVTPDGNTALIEMAAASGLPLITLQQRAPLATTTYGTGELMRDALKRGCRNIIIGIGGSATNDGGMGMAQALGVVFRDKAGKELDMGCGALLARVHEIDTSRVMPELKEATVNVACDVNNPLCGEQGAAAVYGPQKGATPELVAELDENLRHFAGIVRAQLGKDILDVPGSGAAGGLGGGLLAFTNASLRPGIEIVVEFSNMAARMADADAVFTGEGQTDFQTIYGKVPAGIGRVAKPLGIPVICLSGSLRKGYDEVYDYGVTSVFSIINKPMTLPEAIRRAAELIEESAFSAMRMLLATIKA; encoded by the coding sequence ATGAGAGTGATTATCGCCCCGGATTCGTATAAGGGCTGCCTGACGGCCATTGAGGTTGCGCAGGCCATGGAAAAAGGCATCCTGCGCGCCGATTCCCGTATTGAAGTGGATAAAATCCCCATGGCTGACGGCGGCGAGGGCACTGTCAACACCCTGCTGATGGCGCTGGGCGGCCAGACGGTCCGCCTGAAGGTGCACGGGCCGCTGGGCAACAAAATTGACAGTTTTTACGGCGTGACGCCGGACGGCAACACGGCGCTGATCGAGATGGCGGCCGCAAGCGGCCTGCCCCTGATCACGCTGCAGCAGCGCGCACCCCTTGCAACCACTACCTACGGCACCGGCGAGCTGATGCGCGACGCGCTCAAGCGCGGCTGCCGCAACATCATCATCGGCATTGGCGGAAGCGCCACCAACGATGGCGGCATGGGCATGGCCCAAGCGCTGGGCGTGGTGTTCCGCGATAAGGCGGGCAAGGAGTTGGACATGGGCTGCGGCGCGCTGCTTGCCCGGGTACACGAGATCGATACTTCCAGGGTGATGCCCGAGCTGAAGGAAGCCACCGTCAACGTGGCGTGCGATGTCAACAACCCCCTCTGCGGGGAGCAGGGCGCCGCGGCGGTGTACGGTCCCCAAAAGGGCGCCACCCCCGAGCTTGTGGCGGAGCTGGATGAAAACTTGCGCCACTTTGCGGGCATTGTGCGCGCACAGCTGGGCAAGGATATCCTGGACGTGCCCGGCAGCGGCGCGGCCGGCGGGCTGGGCGGGGGCCTGCTTGCCTTTACCAACGCATCGCTGCGCCCCGGCATCGAGATTGTGGTGGAGTTTTCCAATATGGCCGCGCGCATGGCGGATGCCGATGCGGTGTTCACCGGCGAGGGCCAGACGGATTTCCAGACCATCTACGGCAAGGTGCCTGCGGGCATCGGCCGGGTGGCAAAGCCGCTGGGCATCCCCGTGATCTGCCTCTCGGGCAGCCTGCGCAAGGGCTACGACGAGGTGTATGACTATGGCGTGACAAGCGTGTTTTCCATCATCAACAAGCCCATGACGCTGCCTGAGGCCATCCGCCGCGCCGCGGAGCTGATCGAGGAGAGCGCCTTCTCGGCCATGCGCATGCTGCTTGCCACCATCAAGGCATAA
- a CDS encoding VOC family protein: MITGLGHVNLRTPDLEKSLDFYAKLGFKVDSIDHWERENGTAHIAIISNGTCIMEVSQPADMSMLDGLKAGFFGHLCLSVDDLAKTVDELKAQGIAFVQDEIQTLPLFGGIRNINIIGPSGEELELYENI; encoded by the coding sequence ATGATTACCGGACTTGGACACGTCAACCTGCGCACCCCTGATTTGGAGAAATCCTTGGACTTCTACGCCAAACTGGGCTTTAAGGTGGATTCCATCGATCATTGGGAGCGCGAGAACGGCACAGCCCACATCGCCATCATCTCCAACGGCACCTGCATCATGGAGGTCTCCCAGCCCGCGGATATGAGCATGCTTGATGGCCTGAAGGCTGGCTTCTTCGGCCATTTGTGCCTGTCGGTGGACGACCTTGCCAAAACGGTGGATGAGCTTAAGGCCCAGGGCATCGCGTTCGTGCAGGACGAGATCCAGACACTGCCCCTGTTTGGCGGCATCCGCAACATCAACATCATCGGGCCCAGCGGCGAAGAGCTGGAGCTTTACGAGAACATCTAA
- a CDS encoding prolyl-tRNA synthetase associated domain-containing protein, whose product MGEMRDKLLDALDAAGVVYSVIEHAPVHTIEDMERLGICKAGYVCKNLFLRDASGKRHFLVLVDKDKSVDLKALKEKIGSSRLSFGSEARLMQQLGLQPGAVTALGVLNNEKADVTVVVDRDVTAQQRLGVHPGENTATLFLRYEDLARVIRAHGNPLVVVDIP is encoded by the coding sequence ATGGGCGAAATGCGCGATAAGCTCTTGGATGCGCTGGATGCGGCGGGCGTTGTCTACAGCGTGATAGAGCACGCGCCGGTGCACACCATTGAGGATATGGAGCGCCTGGGCATCTGCAAGGCGGGATACGTGTGCAAGAATTTGTTTTTACGCGATGCCAGCGGCAAGCGCCATTTTCTGGTGCTGGTGGACAAGGACAAGAGCGTGGATTTAAAGGCGCTCAAGGAAAAGATCGGCTCCAGCCGGCTGAGCTTTGGCTCGGAGGCGCGGCTCATGCAGCAGCTGGGCCTGCAGCCGGGCGCAGTCACGGCCCTTGGCGTGCTCAACAATGAAAAGGCGGACGTCACCGTGGTGGTGGACCGGGACGTGACGGCGCAGCAGCGCCTGGGCGTGCACCCGGGCGAGAACACGGCCACGCTGTTTTTGCGCTACGAGGACCTGGCGCGGGTGATCCGCGCGCACGGCAACCCGCTTGTGGTTGTGGATATACCATAA
- a CDS encoding DUF4362 domain-containing protein yields MRTFGCIALSALVLALLVACAPAQPASSTTASSTASAAVSLPSGRASLTSPASAPRPSQNASSAGGLCGYPTAPPQDAGVLTINNISPVDFAPWEAFLGAVNLGETATIRLRQYTTEGDPVPATLTYDGARFTLEVDSTADKFSAPEDRRVRTFHYDHLIGSLAPEIEGFEAEPAHVGWFLTDSAQYNWAAQYQQETIPSFLLFSQPCDTVRTPYEVDVPVCRHAE; encoded by the coding sequence ATGCGTACGTTTGGATGCATCGCCCTTTCGGCGCTGGTGCTGGCGCTGCTGGTCGCCTGCGCGCCCGCCCAGCCGGCGTCCAGCACCACGGCCTCTTCCACGGCCTCTGCCGCCGTGTCCCTGCCCAGCGGGCGGGCCAGCCTCACATCCCCTGCCAGCGCCCCTCGTCCATCTCAAAACGCCAGCAGCGCAGGGGGGCTGTGCGGCTACCCCACCGCCCCGCCGCAGGATGCAGGCGTGCTCACCATCAACAACATCAGTCCGGTCGATTTTGCGCCCTGGGAGGCGTTCTTGGGCGCGGTCAACCTGGGCGAGACGGCGACCATCCGCCTGCGGCAGTACACCACCGAGGGCGACCCCGTCCCCGCCACGCTCACCTATGACGGCGCGCGCTTTACCCTGGAGGTGGACAGCACCGCCGACAAATTCTCCGCGCCCGAGGACCGGCGTGTGCGCACCTTCCACTACGACCATCTGATCGGCAGCCTCGCGCCCGAGATTGAAGGCTTTGAGGCGGAACCCGCGCACGTGGGCTGGTTTTTGACGGACAGCGCGCAGTACAACTGGGCCGCGCAGTACCAGCAGGAGACAATCCCGTCCTTCCTGCTCTTTAGCCAGCCGTGCGACACAGTGCGCACCCCCTACGAGGTGGATGTGCCCGTCTGCCGTCACGCAGAATAA
- a CDS encoding ECF transporter S component gives MNKQTKNTAFSTRKMAIAGMLSAISIVLAVTHWGYLAIPGIPAQITIMHVPLLIGVLVEGLAVGLPTGLIFGVSSLILAITQPRPLSLDPLFANPLVSVLPRLLVALVTWGVWRLITRNKTLTGTRNNVAILTAAGVGSMANTVLVLGMLYICYGARVAEMMQVAPGVVPALLGGIALTNGVPEMVMAMLLTLPVVRVMQRLSPQGRAKTTQKSEE, from the coding sequence ATGAACAAACAAACAAAAAACACTGCGTTTTCCACGCGCAAAATGGCCATTGCGGGCATGCTCAGCGCGATCTCCATCGTGCTGGCCGTGACCCACTGGGGCTATCTTGCCATCCCGGGCATTCCCGCACAGATCACCATCATGCACGTGCCGCTGCTCATTGGGGTGCTGGTCGAGGGGCTGGCGGTGGGCTTGCCCACCGGACTGATCTTCGGTGTATCCAGTTTGATCCTTGCCATCACCCAGCCACGGCCGCTTTCACTGGACCCGCTCTTTGCCAACCCGCTTGTATCGGTGCTGCCGCGCCTGCTGGTGGCGCTGGTTACCTGGGGGGTGTGGCGGTTGATCACCCGCAACAAAACACTGACGGGTACGCGCAATAACGTCGCAATATTGACGGCGGCGGGCGTGGGGTCCATGGCCAACACGGTGTTGGTGCTGGGCATGCTCTACATCTGTTACGGGGCGCGCGTGGCGGAGATGATGCAGGTGGCGCCGGGCGTGGTGCCCGCGCTATTGGGCGGCATCGCACTGACAAACGGCGTGCCGGAGATGGTCATGGCCATGCTGCTGACACTGCCCGTGGTGCGCGTGATGCAGCGCCTCTCCCCGCAGGGCAGGGCGAAAACTACGCAAAAGAGTGAGGAATAG